One part of the Verrucomicrobiia bacterium genome encodes these proteins:
- a CDS encoding amidohydrolase family protein, translating to MAGLSLLVTASLRAATTEILPPGFAPIPPRVHALVGAQVVIRPGETISNATVIIRDGFIQTVATNAAVPPDARVWDLKGLTIYAGFIDPYLTLGGKDDDDKSKSDELELTGGGIKFFGVSKQETDATAITGPGYEVAMVTPERCAAQTFSPDPKALADLRALGFTSANIVPDKGIIRGTSAFVALSDVEPNRAIIKPDVFQHVAFDTQHAKSDVYPASLMGTVAVVRQTFFDAQHYALDQADYLKHPAGRDRPAYNLGLEALAPTIERKIPVVFEPQDALMEDRAARVARELDLNFYLVSSGQEWRRPDLAKATGAAFIVPLNYPVIQKLPDDDDWEQVTLDELRAWDWAPENPAVLQNQGLTLALTTFGLDDKKDFHKNLLLAIDRGLTESNAIAALTTVPAKLCGVDNLLGTIEPGKRANLTIVSGTNYFDTDAKIQSVWIDGRFYALPSDDKDKDKEKSKDGSGKKSKEKADDKKIAAEKKKSSKSDDDEKTEKETKLAERKALEKRAARPPLEGRGVLASPPAVLIRNATIWTCGPQGVLTNAQLLVSDGKIQMVGNFEAKLGSNTLVIDGTGLSITPGIIDCHSHSMILGDVNEATLPSSAMVRIGDVVNSESENIYEQLAGGVTVAHLLHGSANPIGGQNCPIKLRDGESPEGLKITGAPGSIKFALGENVKQSNWGEKYVTRFPQTRMGVRTFYANRFTAAQQYLKAWEDLKKTGGVPPRRDLELEAIGEIISGTRLIHCHSYRQDEIIMLMRLMESFGVKIGTFQHVLEGYKVADEIAKHGAGGSTFSDWWAYKFEVYDAIPYNGSLMHDRGVNVSFNSDSSELARHLNLEAAKAVKFGGTPEIEALKFITLNPAQ from the coding sequence TTGGCCGGACTGTCTCTCCTCGTGACCGCCTCCCTGCGCGCGGCGACTACGGAAATTTTGCCGCCGGGCTTTGCGCCCATTCCTCCGCGTGTGCATGCGCTTGTCGGCGCGCAAGTCGTCATCCGCCCCGGCGAAACCATTTCCAACGCCACCGTCATCATCCGCGATGGCTTCATCCAAACCGTCGCGACCAATGCCGCCGTGCCGCCGGATGCGCGCGTGTGGGACTTGAAAGGCCTGACGATTTACGCCGGGTTCATTGACCCGTACCTCACGCTCGGTGGAAAGGATGACGATGATAAATCCAAATCGGACGAACTCGAATTAACCGGCGGCGGCATCAAGTTTTTCGGCGTCAGCAAACAGGAAACCGATGCCACCGCCATCACCGGCCCCGGCTACGAAGTCGCGATGGTCACGCCCGAACGCTGCGCCGCGCAGACATTTTCGCCGGACCCGAAGGCGCTCGCCGATTTGCGCGCGCTGGGTTTCACCTCCGCGAACATCGTGCCGGACAAGGGAATCATTCGCGGCACGAGCGCGTTCGTTGCATTGTCCGACGTCGAACCGAATCGCGCGATCATTAAGCCGGACGTTTTTCAACACGTCGCGTTCGATACCCAACATGCCAAGAGTGATGTTTATCCCGCGTCGCTGATGGGCACGGTCGCCGTGGTGCGCCAAACTTTTTTCGACGCGCAACATTACGCGCTCGATCAGGCGGATTATTTGAAACACCCCGCCGGACGCGATCGCCCCGCCTACAATCTCGGCCTCGAAGCGCTCGCGCCCACCATTGAGAGAAAAATTCCCGTGGTGTTCGAACCGCAGGACGCCTTGATGGAAGACCGCGCCGCGCGAGTCGCGCGCGAACTCGATTTGAATTTTTATCTCGTCTCCAGCGGGCAGGAATGGCGTCGTCCCGATCTCGCAAAAGCCACCGGCGCGGCGTTTATCGTGCCACTGAATTATCCGGTGATCCAAAAACTGCCGGATGATGATGACTGGGAACAGGTCACGCTCGATGAATTGCGCGCCTGGGATTGGGCGCCGGAAAATCCTGCTGTTTTGCAAAACCAGGGGCTCACGCTCGCGCTCACGACCTTCGGCCTCGACGACAAAAAGGATTTCCACAAAAACTTGCTGCTGGCGATTGATCGCGGCCTGACGGAATCCAACGCCATCGCCGCCCTCACCACCGTGCCCGCCAAACTTTGCGGCGTGGATAATCTTCTCGGCACCATCGAGCCCGGCAAGCGCGCGAATCTCACCATCGTTTCCGGCACGAATTATTTTGATACCGACGCCAAAATTCAATCGGTCTGGATTGACGGCCGTTTTTACGCACTACCCAGTGACGATAAGGATAAGGACAAAGAAAAAAGCAAAGACGGCTCTGGCAAAAAATCGAAAGAGAAAGCGGACGATAAAAAAATCGCTGCTGAAAAAAAGAAATCGTCGAAGTCCGACGACGATGAAAAAACGGAAAAGGAAACGAAACTTGCCGAGCGCAAGGCATTGGAAAAACGCGCCGCCCGCCCTCCGCTCGAAGGCCGCGGCGTGCTCGCGTCGCCCCCCGCCGTGCTCATTCGCAATGCGACCATTTGGACTTGTGGCCCCCAAGGCGTATTGACGAATGCGCAACTGTTGGTCTCCGATGGCAAGATTCAAATGGTTGGTAATTTTGAAGCCAAGCTCGGCTCGAACACGCTGGTCATTGACGGCACCGGCCTGAGCATCACGCCCGGCATCATTGATTGCCACAGTCACAGCATGATTCTCGGCGATGTCAACGAAGCCACCCTGCCCTCGTCCGCGATGGTGCGCATCGGCGACGTCGTGAATTCCGAATCGGAAAATATTTATGAACAACTCGCCGGCGGTGTCACTGTCGCGCATTTGCTTCACGGTTCGGCCAATCCCATCGGCGGCCAAAATTGCCCGATCAAGTTGCGCGATGGCGAATCTCCCGAAGGACTGAAAATCACCGGCGCGCCTGGTAGCATTAAATTCGCGCTCGGCGAAAACGTGAAACAATCCAACTGGGGCGAAAAATACGTCACGCGTTTTCCGCAGACGCGCATGGGCGTGCGCACTTTTTATGCGAACCGTTTCACCGCTGCGCAACAATATCTCAAGGCGTGGGAGGATTTAAAAAAAACCGGCGGTGTGCCGCCGCGCCGCGATCTCGAACTGGAAGCCATCGGTGAAATTATTTCGGGCACGCGACTCATCCATTGCCATTCGTATCGCCAGGACGAGATCATCATGCTCATGCGGCTCATGGAAAGTTTTGGCGTGAAGATCGGGACATTCCAACACGTGCTCGAAGGCTATAAAGTCGCCGACGAAATCGCAAAACACGGCGCGGGCGGTTCGACTTTTTCCGATTGGTGGGCTTACAAGTTTGAAGTGTATGACGCCATCCCTTACAACGGCAGCCTCATGCACGATCGCGGCGTGAATGTCTCGTTTAATTCTGACTCCTCCGAACTCGCGCGTCATCTTAATCTCGAAGCCGCCAAGGCCGTGAAGTTCGGCGGCACACCGGAAATCGAAGCGCTGAAATTCATCACGCTCAACCCGGCGCAATAA
- a CDS encoding CotH kinase family protein — protein MKYLCVVLFLGAQLFAARASSLITTNSFWKYFKGHSEASTPDTTAWRSASFNDSAWTTSQAPFYYENEPTSSTAYYGNTDLTDMDSHYTCIFMRQKFVVSNLTQIRQLKLNALSDDGFIAWVNGTEVARFNMPKGNVAYNGLASPALTEPVPPQNDVLTNFQQYLVTGTNVIAIQAFNCALSTSSDFLIQAGLSTVTDASWTNIGISEFMATNKNTVTDEDGDASPWIEIFNPTANQISINGWSLTTDTNNPRQWVFPNIAINSGDFIVVFASGKNRTYNLAELHTNFRLPLSNGYLALVNNQNTVISAFTNYPAQTEDVSYGRDSISPNQVGYFATPTPDNANTLGGPGAAPDVTFSRAGGTFLSAFNLQLTTVSNAVIYYTLDGSAPNEDALIYTAPIAISGSTQVRARTFLPGVLPGAVQSQTFLLLDSSLVHTNSNLPAVVLYNFGAGAVPVDDYQFMNLAIYEPVNGVVNLTNAPTLDVRSGIHLHGSSTLNFPKNAFAVDFWDDLNDDNNLSPLGLPAESDWILYAPDYYEPVLMHNPLIYQLSNDAGRYASRTKFVEVYINTSGGPLTAANYNGIYVLEEKIKWGENRVNIKKTRSVDELHPLDNTTNVSGGYMMKIDRLGPGETGFLGADQTIVYNYPNEADIKTPQRAPQAEYLQTFMNGFSNALFGVNYTDPTNGYRAYVDTAAWIDSHILNVAAFNVDALRLSGYFYKDRDGILQYGPIWDFDRSQGSADGRDFNPRIWRADTQDEGTDFFNILWWGTMFTDIDFWQQWIDRYQELRQGALSTNHIFATIDMFANQVAQQEPREAARWPGFTSPRSGTATTDNYSYTFPGTYQGEVVFLKKWYSDRLNFMDTNFLAKPVFSNNTGAFLTNGTLAIAAPNPGTIYYTTDGTDPRLSGGGISASAKIYSGAIALTPGVLITARVYNLAHHNLTGANNPPLSSPWSGPAASSFVLADVPVITQSPANLDAYLGQSPVFTVTATGSPAPNYQWYFNGAPMVGQTNAQLPLSLTQSNQAGVYSVLVTNIVGTNSASFVLNITPKPNLVITEAESSEAKGPDNITSDWWELSNLGNFPVNLQGYRFDDDHDSFSDAFTITNPVTIAPGESIVLVEQLTPEQFRAWWGETNLPANLQIITYPSIGFSSDGDSIYLWNAAAATEADVLTNVIFGSATKGVSFGYNFATGVFGALSVKGQGGAFASVMNSDIGSPGTIITPLDQSPGEYTEPNGFGFKFNTQSGLNYRVMYKDSLDSTNWEVLTNFNGSGTAYTLSDLSAATNHARYYRVVVAP, from the coding sequence ATGAAATATTTGTGTGTGGTGTTGTTCTTGGGGGCACAGCTTTTTGCGGCTCGGGCTTCGTCATTAATTACCACCAATTCTTTTTGGAAGTACTTTAAGGGGCATTCCGAGGCGTCCACTCCCGATACGACCGCGTGGCGAAGCGCGAGCTTCAATGACAGCGCGTGGACGACCAGCCAGGCGCCGTTTTATTACGAGAACGAGCCCACAAGTTCCACGGCTTACTACGGCAACACCGACCTGACGGACATGGATAGCCATTACACCTGCATTTTCATGCGCCAGAAATTTGTCGTCAGCAATCTCACGCAAATCCGCCAGCTAAAACTGAACGCGCTGAGTGATGACGGATTCATCGCGTGGGTCAACGGGACCGAAGTCGCCCGTTTCAACATGCCCAAGGGCAATGTGGCTTATAACGGCCTGGCTTCCCCCGCTTTGACGGAACCTGTCCCGCCGCAAAACGACGTGCTGACCAATTTTCAGCAATACTTGGTTACCGGGACTAATGTGATTGCCATCCAGGCTTTCAACTGCGCTCTCTCGACCAGCAGTGATTTTCTGATCCAGGCGGGGTTGAGCACGGTTACCGACGCGTCGTGGACCAACATCGGCATCTCAGAGTTCATGGCGACGAATAAAAATACCGTGACGGACGAGGATGGCGACGCCTCACCGTGGATCGAGATTTTCAATCCCACGGCGAATCAAATCAGCATCAATGGCTGGTCACTCACGACCGATACCAATAATCCCCGCCAATGGGTTTTTCCAAACATAGCGATTAACAGCGGTGATTTCATCGTGGTGTTCGCCTCGGGCAAGAACCGCACGTACAACCTGGCGGAATTGCATACGAATTTCCGTTTGCCACTTAGCAATGGTTATCTCGCGCTGGTGAATAATCAAAACACCGTGATTTCCGCGTTCACGAATTATCCGGCGCAGACCGAGGATGTTTCTTACGGACGCGATTCAATTTCACCCAATCAGGTGGGTTATTTCGCAACGCCCACGCCCGATAATGCGAATACCCTGGGCGGTCCGGGCGCGGCGCCGGACGTGACCTTCTCGCGCGCGGGCGGGACATTCCTGAGCGCATTTAATCTGCAACTCACCACGGTATCCAACGCCGTCATTTATTACACGCTTGACGGCAGCGCGCCCAATGAAGATGCGTTGATTTACACGGCGCCAATCGCCATCAGCGGTTCTACGCAGGTTCGCGCGCGCACCTTCCTGCCGGGCGTCCTGCCCGGCGCGGTGCAAAGCCAGACGTTTCTGTTGCTCGATTCGAGTTTGGTTCATACCAATTCCAACCTGCCCGCCGTCGTCCTCTACAATTTTGGCGCGGGTGCGGTTCCGGTGGATGATTATCAGTTCATGAATCTCGCCATTTATGAACCGGTGAACGGCGTGGTGAATCTGACCAATGCACCGACACTGGATGTCCGTTCGGGGATTCATCTGCACGGCTCCAGCACATTGAATTTTCCGAAGAATGCCTTCGCGGTGGATTTTTGGGATGACTTGAATGACGACAATAATCTTTCGCCCCTGGGATTGCCGGCGGAATCGGATTGGATTCTCTATGCACCGGATTATTACGAACCGGTATTGATGCACAATCCGCTCATCTATCAGCTTAGCAATGACGCCGGCCGTTACGCGTCGCGCACGAAATTTGTCGAAGTCTATATCAACACTTCCGGGGGCCCGCTCACCGCCGCCAATTATAACGGCATCTATGTGCTTGAGGAAAAAATCAAGTGGGGTGAAAACCGGGTCAATATCAAGAAAACCCGTTCGGTGGATGAACTGCACCCGCTGGACAACACCACCAACGTCAGCGGTGGTTACATGATGAAGATTGACCGACTTGGACCGGGCGAAACCGGATTTTTGGGTGCTGACCAGACGATTGTCTATAACTATCCGAACGAGGCAGACATCAAGACGCCCCAACGCGCACCGCAGGCGGAGTATTTGCAGACATTCATGAATGGCTTCAGCAACGCGTTATTTGGCGTCAACTATACCGACCCCACGAACGGATACCGCGCGTATGTGGATACCGCCGCGTGGATTGATTCGCACATCCTCAACGTCGCCGCGTTCAACGTGGATGCCTTGCGGCTGAGCGGATATTTTTACAAGGATCGCGACGGGATTTTGCAATACGGTCCCATTTGGGATTTCGACCGTTCGCAAGGCTCGGCGGACGGGCGTGACTTCAACCCGCGCATCTGGCGCGCCGACACGCAAGACGAAGGCACAGACTTTTTCAACATTCTCTGGTGGGGCACGATGTTCACCGACATTGATTTCTGGCAGCAGTGGATTGATCGTTATCAGGAATTGCGGCAGGGCGCGCTTTCGACGAACCACATTTTTGCGACCATTGATATGTTCGCGAATCAAGTGGCGCAGCAAGAGCCGCGCGAGGCGGCGCGGTGGCCGGGCTTCACTTCGCCGCGCTCCGGGACGGCCACGACGGATAACTACAGTTATACTTTTCCGGGCACGTACCAAGGCGAAGTAGTTTTTCTCAAAAAATGGTACAGCGACCGGTTGAATTTCATGGATACGAACTTCCTGGCGAAGCCCGTGTTCAGTAACAACACCGGCGCGTTTCTGACGAACGGCACGCTGGCCATCGCCGCGCCAAATCCCGGGACGATTTATTACACCACCGACGGCACCGACCCGCGCCTTTCGGGTGGCGGGATTTCCGCGAGCGCGAAGATTTACTCCGGAGCCATCGCCTTGACGCCCGGCGTCCTGATCACCGCGCGCGTTTACAATCTGGCGCATCACAATCTCACCGGCGCAAATAATCCGCCGCTCAGCAGCCCGTGGTCGGGGCCGGCGGCTTCGAGCTTTGTACTGGCCGACGTGCCGGTTATTACTCAAAGCCCGGCGAACCTTGACGCCTACCTTGGTCAGTCGCCGGTGTTCACGGTGACCGCGACCGGTTCACCCGCGCCGAATTATCAATGGTATTTTAATGGCGCGCCCATGGTTGGGCAGACGAATGCCCAACTGCCGCTTTCGCTGACCCAGTCGAATCAGGCGGGCGTTTATTCGGTGCTGGTGACCAATATTGTCGGGACCAACAGCGCGTCCTTCGTGCTGAATATCACGCCGAAGCCGAACCTGGTGATCACCGAAGCGGAGTCAAGCGAAGCCAAGGGTCCGGACAACATCACGAGCGACTGGTGGGAGTTGAGCAATCTCGGCAACTTTCCGGTGAATCTGCAAGGCTACCGTTTTGACGATGACCATGATTCGTTCAGCGACGCGTTCACCATCACGAATCCTGTGACCATCGCCCCCGGAGAATCCATTGTGCTGGTGGAGCAACTGACGCCGGAACAATTCCGAGCGTGGTGGGGCGAGACGAATCTTCCGGCCAATCTGCAAATCATCACTTATCCGAGCATCGGGTTCAGTTCGGACGGTGATTCCATTTATCTTTGGAACGCGGCGGCGGCAACGGAAGCAGACGTGCTTACCAACGTCATTTTCGGCTCGGCGACGAAAGGAGTTTCGTTCGGCTATAATTTCGCGACGGGAGTTTTCGGCGCGTTGAGCGTGAAAGGGCAGGGCGGCGCATTTGCCTCGGTGATGAACAGTGACATTGGTTCGCCGGGCACGATCATCACGCCGCTGGACCAATCGCCCGGTGAGTACACAGAACCGAATGGATTTGGTTTCAAGTTCAACACGCAATCAGGCTTGAATTATCGCGTGATGTACAAGGATTCCCTGGATTCCACCAACTGGGAAGTGCTGACAAACTTCAACGGCTCCGGGACGGCATACACGCTGAGCGACCTTTCAGCCGCCACGAATCATGCGCGATACTATCGCGTTGTCGTGGCGCCGTAA
- a CDS encoding YifB family Mg chelatase-like AAA ATPase — translation MLARVCSAAVNGVEAYPVEVEVNAGFGDTRIIIVGLPDAAVRESQDRVATAMTNSGFKFPLGRTTINLAPADVKKEGPSFDLPIAVGILAASEQIETDQLDNFILVGELALTGAVRPVKGVLAIALRARAEGKTGLLVPADNAAEAAVVSGLRVIPVQNLREAAQFLEGEIKLNPVKVDVEKIFNESFDDEMDFAEVKGQESVKRALEIAAAGGHNVLLIGPPGTGKSMLAKRLATILPPLTLEEALETTKIHSVVGLLRAGQALVTRRPFRSPHHTASDAGLLGGNINPTPGEISLAHHGVLFLDELPEFKRSVLETMRQPLEEGRVTISRAAGTMTFPSEFMLIAAMNPTPDGKMPAESRSSQREIQNYLGRISGPLLDRIDLHVEVPAVKFREMSNAKTGESSAQIRERVIAARQRQQKRFASKPKITCNARMGSRELKSFCVLEAPTMELLKFAMNDLNLSARAYDRILKVARTIADLADAENIGSDHISEAIQYRSLDRQLWT, via the coding sequence ATGTTAGCCAGGGTTTGTTCTGCCGCGGTGAACGGTGTCGAGGCATATCCGGTCGAAGTTGAGGTCAACGCCGGGTTTGGCGACACGCGCATCATCATCGTCGGCTTGCCCGATGCCGCCGTGCGCGAATCGCAAGATCGCGTGGCCACGGCCATGACGAATTCCGGGTTCAAATTTCCGCTGGGCCGCACCACCATCAACCTCGCTCCCGCTGATGTCAAAAAGGAAGGGCCGAGCTTCGATCTGCCCATCGCCGTGGGCATCCTCGCCGCCAGCGAACAGATCGAGACTGACCAACTCGATAATTTTATTCTCGTTGGTGAACTCGCGCTCACCGGCGCCGTGCGGCCCGTCAAGGGCGTGCTGGCCATCGCCCTCCGCGCCCGCGCAGAAGGCAAAACCGGTTTGCTCGTCCCCGCCGATAACGCCGCCGAAGCCGCCGTCGTGTCCGGGTTGCGCGTCATTCCTGTCCAGAATTTGCGCGAGGCGGCGCAGTTCCTCGAAGGCGAAATCAAGCTCAATCCGGTAAAGGTGGACGTTGAGAAAATTTTCAACGAATCCTTCGACGACGAAATGGATTTCGCCGAGGTCAAAGGCCAGGAGTCCGTCAAGCGCGCGCTCGAGATCGCCGCTGCCGGCGGTCACAATGTCCTGCTCATCGGCCCGCCCGGAACCGGCAAATCCATGCTGGCAAAACGTCTCGCCACCATTCTCCCGCCGCTCACGCTGGAGGAAGCGCTCGAAACAACCAAGATTCACAGTGTCGTCGGATTGTTGCGCGCGGGCCAGGCGCTCGTCACGCGGCGTCCTTTTCGTTCGCCCCATCACACCGCGAGCGATGCCGGTTTGCTTGGCGGTAACATCAATCCCACACCCGGTGAAATTTCCCTCGCGCATCACGGCGTATTGTTTCTCGATGAATTGCCGGAGTTCAAGCGCAGCGTGCTCGAGACGATGCGCCAGCCGCTTGAGGAAGGCCGCGTCACGATTTCACGCGCCGCCGGCACGATGACTTTTCCCAGCGAATTCATGCTGATCGCCGCGATGAATCCGACTCCCGATGGAAAAATGCCCGCCGAATCGCGCAGTTCACAACGCGAAATCCAAAATTATCTCGGGCGCATTTCCGGGCCATTGCTCGACCGCATTGATCTGCACGTCGAGGTGCCCGCCGTGAAATTTCGCGAGATGAGCAATGCTAAAACCGGCGAAAGTTCCGCGCAGATTCGCGAACGCGTCATCGCCGCGCGTCAACGCCAGCAAAAACGCTTCGCCTCCAAACCCAAAATCACCTGCAATGCGCGCATGGGCAGCCGCGAGCTAAAATCGTTTTGCGTGCTCGAAGCGCCGACGATGGAATTGCTCAAGTTCGCGATGAATGATTTAAATCTCAGCGCCCGCGCGTACGATCGCATTCTCAAAGTGGCGCGCACCATCGCCGACCTCGCGGACGCGGAAAACATCGGCAGCGACCACATTTCGGAAGCGATCCAATATCGCTCGCTCGACCGGCAGTTGTGGACGTGA
- a CDS encoding TylF/MycF/NovP-related O-methyltransferase, whose amino-acid sequence MNDPQSPAPAAKPVTTPAAPSRPMRRDALDPLPMMAEWPDLRCFTGRVDIHTLAAFFVRESKVTGAYFEFGVASGRSAIAAIRANGRDNRGIVTPFLLFDSFEGLPELQGLDAGSEQFHKGEFAYGVEQVLANLRKHEVYDEATVHLIPGWFDQSLPKFPAAALGVTKAAIVHVDVDLYTSCVTVLDFIEPFLQVGTVILFDDWNAFCASNHKGERAATAEWLKRNPQWALNEYASYGWHGRVFIVDAGAEAKK is encoded by the coding sequence ATGAACGATCCCCAATCACCAGCACCCGCCGCAAAACCTGTGACCACTCCCGCCGCGCCGTCGCGACCGATGCGCCGCGACGCACTCGATCCCTTGCCGATGATGGCGGAGTGGCCGGACTTGCGGTGTTTCACGGGGCGAGTGGATATTCATACGCTTGCGGCTTTTTTTGTGCGCGAGAGCAAAGTGACGGGCGCATATTTCGAATTTGGCGTCGCCAGCGGGCGATCGGCGATTGCGGCAATTCGCGCGAATGGGCGCGATAATCGCGGGATCGTCACGCCGTTTTTGCTTTTTGATTCGTTCGAGGGCTTGCCGGAGTTGCAAGGGCTGGACGCGGGGTCGGAACAATTTCACAAGGGCGAATTTGCGTACGGGGTCGAGCAAGTGCTGGCGAATTTGCGCAAGCACGAAGTGTATGACGAGGCCACGGTGCATCTCATCCCCGGATGGTTCGATCAAAGCCTGCCGAAATTTCCCGCCGCCGCACTCGGCGTGACGAAGGCGGCGATCGTGCATGTGGATGTGGATTTATACACGTCCTGCGTGACCGTGTTGGATTTTATCGAGCCATTTCTGCAAGTCGGCACAGTGATTTTGTTCGACGATTGGAATGCCTTTTGCGCCAGCAACCACAAGGGCGAACGTGCCGCCACCGCCGAATGGCTCAAACGAAATCCGCAGTGGGCATTGAACGAATACGCCTCGTACGGATGGCATGGGCGCGTGTTCATCGTGGATGCAGGTGCTGAAGCGAAAAAATAA
- a CDS encoding glycosyltransferase family 39 protein → MLIQIQSVIHKLEEGGGLRPLKWCLLGLAVIALALTYNYRGFKDMNSQEAMDSAQLARNLATHRGYTTLFIRPLSVYLVEKAYADKNGSAAARDMTDRSRLRTAHPDLANPPVYPFLLAAVMKIFPGVRSAAAGATTLNIGRRHLNIWNYNGGFWIYPPDFWIGLINQGLFFLTAVMMFFLARRLFDKTVAWTSAALFIGTDLFWRFSMSGLSTMLVMLIFVGLAWCVLLLEQHVREKTLDAGKLTLLAAGTGAVVGIGFLTRYSFGWLIIPVLLFSFLFLGAQRIQLCSVTLGVFIVIIAPWVFRNYHLSHTLFGTAGFAPYANTAFFPDYRLERSLNPDLGNVYYVQLWNKLLANTQSILQDELPKLGGSWIGAFFFVGLFINFKDPRRSRLRYFVFFCLPFLILAQAMGRTQLSDDSPVLTTENLLVIVSPLIVIFGVSLFYIVLDQIEFPIIQLRYLVVAVFCVIICLPAVLLCSLAVFSLFATRSAAAAYPPYFPPAIQKAANWMKPDELMMSDVPWAVAWYGDRQCIWLTLNAKSEFFAVSDYKKPVRALYLTPITMDSKFLTQWVRAGENNWGSFVLDSLLKKELPDLFPLQHAPEHFLPEQLFLTDSDRWAEAPAAVP, encoded by the coding sequence ATGCTGATCCAGATTCAAAGCGTCATCCACAAACTTGAGGAAGGCGGAGGGTTGCGTCCCTTGAAATGGTGCCTGCTCGGATTGGCCGTGATAGCGCTGGCGTTGACCTACAATTATCGCGGGTTCAAAGACATGAACTCGCAGGAAGCGATGGACTCGGCGCAACTCGCCCGCAACCTCGCCACGCACCGCGGTTACACGACTCTCTTTATCCGTCCACTGAGTGTTTACCTGGTCGAAAAAGCGTACGCGGACAAAAACGGTTCCGCTGCCGCCCGCGATATGACGGACCGAAGCCGCCTGCGCACGGCACACCCCGACCTGGCTAATCCGCCGGTGTATCCGTTCCTGCTGGCGGCGGTGATGAAAATATTTCCCGGCGTCCGCTCCGCGGCGGCTGGCGCGACCACGCTGAACATCGGACGTCGTCATCTGAACATCTGGAATTATAACGGCGGTTTCTGGATCTACCCGCCGGATTTTTGGATCGGCTTGATCAATCAAGGTCTTTTCTTCCTCACAGCGGTCATGATGTTTTTTCTGGCGCGCCGATTGTTCGATAAGACCGTCGCGTGGACTTCGGCGGCATTGTTCATTGGGACGGATTTGTTTTGGCGCTTCAGCATGTCGGGGCTTTCGACAATGCTGGTGATGTTGATTTTTGTCGGCCTGGCCTGGTGCGTGTTATTGCTGGAACAACACGTGCGCGAAAAAACTCTCGATGCCGGCAAGCTGACGCTGCTGGCGGCGGGCACCGGCGCGGTCGTGGGCATTGGCTTTCTGACGCGCTACTCGTTTGGCTGGCTGATCATACCGGTATTGCTGTTCTCATTTTTATTTTTGGGCGCGCAACGAATCCAGCTCTGTAGTGTGACGCTTGGAGTATTTATCGTGATCATCGCGCCGTGGGTTTTCCGAAATTATCATCTCAGCCATACGCTGTTCGGCACGGCGGGTTTCGCGCCCTATGCGAACACGGCGTTCTTTCCTGATTACCGGCTTGAACGCTCGCTCAACCCCGATCTTGGGAATGTCTATTATGTGCAGTTGTGGAACAAGCTGCTCGCGAATACCCAGTCTATTCTCCAGGACGAATTGCCGAAGCTGGGCGGCAGTTGGATCGGCGCTTTCTTTTTCGTCGGGCTGTTCATCAACTTCAAAGACCCGCGCCGCAGCCGTCTCCGCTACTTCGTTTTTTTCTGCCTGCCATTTCTGATCCTCGCGCAGGCGATGGGCCGCACGCAACTCTCGGATGACTCGCCCGTTTTGACCACTGAAAACCTGCTCGTGATTGTCTCGCCGCTGATTGTCATCTTTGGCGTGAGCTTGTTTTATATCGTGCTGGATCAAATTGAATTTCCCATCATTCAACTGCGCTATCTCGTGGTCGCAGTTTTTTGTGTCATCATTTGTTTGCCCGCGGTCCTTCTTTGTTCGCTTGCCGTCTTCAGTTTGTTTGCCACTCGCTCGGCGGCGGCCGCCTATCCGCCCTATTTTCCGCCGGCGATCCAGAAAGCCGCGAACTGGATGAAGCCGGACGAGTTGATGATGAGCGATGTTCCGTGGGCTGTCGCGTGGTACGGCGACCGCCAATGCATCTGGCTCACGCTCAATGCAAAGTCTGAGTTCTTCGCCGTTTCCGATTATAAAAAACCGGTCCGCGCGCTTTATCTCACACCCATTACCATGGACAGCAAATTTCTCACTCAATGGGTGCGCGCGGGCGAAAATAACTGGGGAAGTTTCGTGCTCGACAGCTTATTGAAAAAAGAATTGCCTGATTTATTTCCGCTCCAGCATGCGCCGGAACATTTCCTCCCCGAACAACTTTTTCTCACGGACAGCGATCGCTGGGCGGAAGCTCCCGCCGCAGTGCCTTAA